Genomic segment of bacterium:
AAGATGATCATACTCAAGTGATTGCGGATTTCGGCATCGTTTCAAATCGCTACTTGAGAAGGGAGAGATCGGTTTACACTTTTTGTTCTCCAACCGGAACACAAAAAAGTCCCAAACTGGCTTTCAGAGCGGGAAAAGGCTGTTTATGTTTGCTGCACACATTGCCTAAAATTGCTAAAAGTGTAAAGCTGCTATTTCAGCATTTTGAAACGATGCCCGGATTTCGGATTGCGGATTGAAAAATAAAGTAACCGTTCACCGCAGAGAGCACAGAGATCGCTGAGAAAGATATAATTTCTTCAAAATTCTCTGCGTTCTCAGCGTGCTCTGTGGTGAACGGTTACCAATAAAAATTGACCCAGTATTACACCCCCCTGAACGGTTACAAAATAAATCTCTCGCAAAGGCGCAAAGGCGCGAAGATAAAACAAATAAGGAGGTAGATGGAATGAAGAGGTATCAAATCTCGATCCTGATGGGTTTTCTGTTAGTTGGGCTTTCCAAGATGGCCCTGGCGGCTGATTGGTGGGATACCAGCTACTCTTACCGGCGGCAGATAGAGATTACAAATATTGCCGCAGGTATTCTGGAAACCGATTATTCATGTAGTGTTACGCTGGATACGACTGATGGAAGCAGGTTTCAGCATGATGGGGATGATCTTAGAGTAATTTACTGGAATGGAAGTTCTAATATAGAGTTGCATAGAGATGTAATAGGCCCGAATTCTACCAATACCGCGGTCTGGTTTGCCACTCAGGCTTCTATCCCCTTTAACGACAATAACTATTATCTTTATTACGGCCATCCTGGAGCCAGTAATCCACCAGCAGACAAGAATCAGGTCTATCTCTTTTTTGATGACTTTAATGATGGAAATGCTGATGGATGGACGCCTCAAAGTGGAACCTGGAACGTGGTAGGAGGTGAATATAGACCTCTGGTCATCCCATGAGCTATACCGGTGACATTTCATGGACAAACTATATAGTAGAGGCAAAGGGAATGATGACCAGTGGGGGGGCTCCTACTATGGAGATTCTTTTCCGGTACAATGATAGCACAAAGTTTTATTTGGTAGGTCTCAACAAGGGAGATAATGTATTTGAAATGTACAAAAATTGGAATGGATGGGGACAGTTAGATTCTCAACCTGCTACGTCGGAGTTAAATACTTATTATTGGTTAAAGATGGCCGCATTTAATAATGGGCTCAAGGCCAAGTACTGGCAAGATTTAAATCCTGAACCATCTGGCTGGGTTCTTAATAAGAGTCATGATGGCATTGCCACGGGTAAGATAGCCCTGAGTGGTTGGAGTACAGCCACCAGGTGGGATGATGTCAAGGTGCGAAAATACATTGACCCGGAGCCAATGACCTCACTTGGAACCGAGGAGTCTCAGGGGCCGGCCGGCTTGAATATCATTACCATCTTATTGCCTGGTGGGACGGTAGGAACCGTCTATTCTCGGACAGTCTCAGCCACTGGGGGGACGCCACCCTACACCTGGTCAATCAGCGCAGGTTCTCTTCCGGGTGGTCTATCTTTAAATAGCTCAACAGGCGTTATTTCGGGCACACCTACCACCGCCGGCACCTCGAACTTCACTGTGCAGGTCCAGGACTCAAGCTCGCCAGTCCAGACAGATGATCAAGCCCTCTCCATCACCATCAATCCGGCTACCTTGACTATTACCACCACCAGCTTGCCTTCAGGGACAGTGGGGACAGCTTATTATCAAACAGTATCAGCCACTGGGGGGACGACACCCTACACCTGGTCAATTCTCTCCGGCAGTTTACCTCCAGGTCTGAGTCTGACCTCAGGGACTCCGAATGCTACCATTTCTGGCACCCCGACTACTGCCGGGACCTATAATTTCACTGTTCGAGTGACCGATGC
This window contains:
- a CDS encoding DUF2341 domain-containing protein, which translates into the protein MKRYQISILMGFLLVGLSKMALAADWWDTSYSYRRQIEITNIAAGILETDYSCSVTLDTTDGSRFQHDGDDLRVIYWNGSSNIELHRDVIGPNSTNTAVWFATQASIPFNDNNYYLYYGHPGASNPPADKNQVYLFFDDFNDGNADGWTPQSGTWNVVGGEYRPLVIP